Proteins from a genomic interval of Trichoderma breve strain T069 chromosome 2, whole genome shotgun sequence:
- a CDS encoding alcohol dehydrogenase groES-like domain-containing protein: protein MAINQSMRGVDGKVLLSSNPPRDLQPKEVLIKITHSGLCASDLAYLQYGCVLGHEGVGIVEDVGSEVTKLNVGERVGGGYLRSSCGNCSYCISGQDILCYSRNIFGEGDFNNGTLGHHFIAQEGYVYPIPEEIPSEEAAPLQCAGSTVYSALIKYYKHGMRIGILGIGGLGHLAIQFANKLGAHVTVFSTTASKEEEARQFGAHHFVVLGQEKEQLQQPIDLLLLTGSKTPDWNSFMEKEILARGASVVAIGFTGPLLEIPFMPTFFNGYNIVTNLVSSRRAHQEMLEFAARNNIHPVIEKFPFSNEGIAAGIEKLTSGKIRYRAVLVW from the exons ATGGCCATTAATCAGTCGATGCgtggtgttgatggaaaAGTCCTCCTATCTTCCAACCCTCCTAGGGACCTTCAGCCAAAAGAAGTTCTAATAAAAATCACGCATAGCGGACTCTGTGCTAGTGATCTTGCCTATCTTCAATACGGCTGTGTTCTTGGCCACGAAGGTGTCGGTATTGTCGAGGACGTTGGAAGTGAGGTTACTAAACTCAACGTTGGCGAACGAGTGGGAGGGGGTTATTTGCGTAGC AGCTGCGGCAATTGCAGTTACTGCATCTCAGGCCAGGATATTCTTTGCTACAGCCGTAACATTTTCGGCGAGGGTGACTTCAACAACGGCACCCTGGGCCACCATTTCATTGCCCAAGAGGGCTATGTCTATCCTATCCCAGAGGAAATACCATCCGAAGAGGCGGCCCCTCTTCAGTGCGCTGGTTCTACCGTCTACAGTGCCTTGATCAAATACTACAAACATGGTATGCGCATCGGCATCCTGGGCATCGGCGGCTTGGGCCACTTGGCAATTCAGTTTGCCAACAAGCTTGGAGCACATGTTACTGTCTTTAGCACTACTGCttccaaagaagaagaggccagGCAGTTTGGAGCTCACCACTTTGTTGTCCTCGGCCAAGAGAaggagcagctccagcaacCTATCGATCTACTTCTTCTGACTGGCAGCAAGACTCCGGACTGGAATAG CTTTATGGAAAAGGAAATCCTCGCTCGAGGTGCATCTGTTGTTGCAATTGGCTTCACTGGGCCTCTACTTGAAATTCC CTTTATGCCGACATTTTTTAACGGCTATAATATTGTGACGAATTTGGTGTCCTCTCGCAGGGCTCATCAGGAGATGTTAGAGTTTGCTGCGCGCAACAATATACACCCTGTTATTGAGAAATTTCCGTTCAGCAATGAGGGCATTGCGGCTGGGATAGAAAAGCTTACTAGTGGTAAGATCCGTTACAGAGCTGTTCTGGTGTGGTAG